The following proteins come from a genomic window of Lolium rigidum isolate FL_2022 chromosome 5, APGP_CSIRO_Lrig_0.1, whole genome shotgun sequence:
- the LOC124653588 gene encoding phosphatidylinositol-glycan biosynthesis class X protein-like isoform X3, whose amino-acid sequence MAVRSAPCMLAVAFVAAAWVSVASSVPEQAGSSQKAVNCMPCSRTYIADTYLDALTGQLAEHRDLTEVSDTADLCKGLTDDLDVPMVSEVHRQLVGEGSHRRLVYSVKFGNCKDAMLKFFDDYDANLVIIEKLPSGVFADPFELQHFVERKVFLDVGVFGDTNLELPSALSNRSAVEIHFDLKPSKSRDCNLVVELPLHARYPKNI is encoded by the exons ATGGCCGTGAGGAGCGCGCCGTGCATGCTTGCCGTGGCATTCGTCGCCGCCGCTTGGGTCTCCGTTGCGTCTTCAGTTCCTGAGCAG GCAGGCAGCAGCCAGAAGGCTGTCAATTGTATGCCTTGCTCTAGGACGTACATTGCCGACACATATCTTGACGCCTTGACGGGACAGCTTGCCGAACACCGTGACTTAACTGAAGTGTCTGATACTGCTGACTTGTGTAAAGGACTTACTGATGACCTTGATGTGCCTATGGTTTCAGAAGTGCACAGACAACTGGTTGGTGAAGGTTCCCACCGCCGTTTAGTCTATTCTGTCAAATTTGGTAACTGCAAAGATGCTATGTTAAAATTCTTTGATGACTATGATGCCAATCTAGTGATAATTGAAAAGCTCCCCAGTGGGGTATTTGCTGACCCGTTTGAGCTTCAACATTTTGTTGAGCGGAAAG TTTTCCTTGATGTTGGGGTTTTTGGAGACACGAATCTTGAACTACCCTCGGCTCTGTCCAACCGGTCAGCTGTCGAGATTCATTTTGATCTCAAGCCAAGCAAGTCAAGGGACTGTAACCTTGTAGTAGAGCTTCCTCTCCACGCTAGATACCCG AAGAATATTTAA